The Myotis daubentonii chromosome 21, mMyoDau2.1, whole genome shotgun sequence genome window below encodes:
- the LOC132222875 gene encoding zinc finger protein 345-like isoform X1 — protein sequence MDVNFEDVAIAFYEEEWVMLDETQRLLYYDVMLEMFVLVSSVDNCMAPMCDVQHTFAMGLPPATTFNIHFLSISHFSGCWHKIEDEEACSDQRVRIQGKSQVKTSKTAPVTHKNHLCKRCFSVLQHILHPTGSHAAYFEQKAFCSDACVGEFCFSANPHQQQKNECGEGPWKEAMDRASSVNRCSFSLSLMPSTSREVGEDLQSNSELLWHQAILNTEELHCGSEISQEFLSGKSHHRWDECENAASHNLKVVQCQGVCSGELIYECNRYREMFRRNFNVIRHMGVHSGEKQYQCNECGKFFGKRPSLIKHQRVHTGEKTYVCRHCGKSFSSKSNLKKHNRVHTGEKPYKCSECRISFRQKAHLTEHLRVHTGQKPYECRHCGKSFSSKSNLQQHNRVHTGEKPYKCSECGMSFRTRTQLTRHLRVHTGEKPYECRECGMSFSQWAQLTRHLRVHTGEKSYECRECGMSFRQKPHLTNHLRVHTGEKPYECRHCGKSFSSKSNLQQHNRVHTGEKPYKCRECGMSFRTRAHVTRHLRVHTEEKPYECRECGMSFRTRAQLTRHLRVHTGGKSYECRECGMSFRQKTHLTDHLTVHTGEKLYECRHCGKSFRYKSNLQQHNRVHTGEKPYKCSECGMSFRTRTQLTRHLRVHTEEKPYECRECGMSFRTRAHLTRHLRVHTGEKPHECRECGMSFRTRAHLTRHLRVHTGEKPHVCTECGKSFSQKSNLNKHLRVHTGEKC from the exons ATG GATGTGAACTTTGAAgacgtggccattgccttctATGAAGAGGAGTGGGTGATGCTGGATGAgactcagagacttctgtactacGATGTGATGCTGGAAATGTTTGtccttgtatcatctgtag ACAATTGCATGGCACCAATGTGTGATGTGCAACACACTTTTGCAATGGGGCTTCCCCCTGCCAccacattcaacattcatttcctctccatttctcacttttcaggttgttggcataaaatAGAAGATGAGGAGGCCTGTTCTGATCAGCGAGTACGTATACAAGGCAAGTCACAGGTCAAgacttctaagacagctccagtcACCCATAAGAACCATCTCTGTAagcggtgtttctctgtgttacaacATATTTTGCACCCGACTGGGTCACATGCAGCATACTTTGAGCAGAAAGCCTTCTGTAGCGACGCATGTGTTGGAGaattctgtttcagtgcaaaccctcaccagcaacaaAAGAATGAATGTGGAGAGGGGCCCTGGAAAGAAGCTATGGACAGGGCCTCTTCTGTGAACAGGTGCAGCTTCTCCTTATCTTTGATGCCTTCAACCAGCAGGGAGGTTGGGGAAGACTTGCAGTCCAACTCAGAGCTTCTCTGGCACCAGGCCATTCTCAACACTGAGGAGctacactgtggcagtgagatttcacaggaatttctcagtggaaaaagtcatCACCGGTGGGATGAATGTGAAAATGCTGCCAGCCACAACCTGAAAGTTGTTCAGTGTCAGGGTGTGTGTTCTGGAGAACTGATTTATGAGTGTAACAGGTATAGGGAAATGTTTAGACGAAACTTTAATGTCATTCGACATATGGGAGTTCACAGTGGAGAAAAGCAGTATCagtgtaatgaatgtgggaagtTCTTCGGAAAAAGACCTTCACTCATtaaacaccagagagttcacactggagagaagacATATGTGTGCAGACATTGTGGGAAGTCTTTCAGTTCCAAGTCTAACCTCAAAAAACACAacagagttcacacaggagaaaagccatatAAGTGCAGTGAATGTCGGATATCCTTTCGTCAAAAGGCCCACCTCACTGAACacctcagagttcacactggacaGAAACCATATGAGTGCAGACATTGTGGGAAATCCTTCAGTTCCAAGTCTAACCTCCAACAACACAacagagttcacacaggagaaaagccatataagtgcagtgaatgtgggatgTCCTTTCGTACAAGGACTCAGCTCACTAGACacctcagagttcacactggagagaagccgtATGAGTGTCGAGAATGTGGGATGTCCTTTTCTCAATGGGCTCAGCTCACTAGACacctcagagttcacactggggagAAGTCATATGAGTGTAGAGAATGTGGGATGTCCTTTCGTCAAAAGCCCCACCTCACTAACCACCtcagagttcacacaggagagaaaccataTGAGTGCAGACATTGTGGGAAATCCTTCAGTTCCAAGTCTAACCTCCAACAACACAacagagttcacacaggagaaaagccatatAAGTGCAGAGAATGTGGGATGTCCTTTCGTACAAGGGCTCACGTCACTAGACACCTCAGAGTTCACACTGAAGAGAAGCCGTATGAGTGTAGAGAATGTGGGATGTCCTTTCGTACAAGGGCTCAGCTCACTAGACacctcagagttcacactgggggGAAGTCATATGAGTGTAGAGAATGTGGGATGTCCTTTCGTCAAAAGACCCACCTCACTGACCACCTCACagttcacacaggagagaaactaTATGAGTGCAGACATTGTGGGAAATCCTTCCGTTACAAGTCTAACCTCCAACAACACAacagagttcacacaggagaaaagccatataagtgcagtgaatgtgggatgTCCTTTCGTACAAGGACTCAGCTCACTAGACACCTCAGAGTTCACACTGAagagaagccatatgagtgtagagAATGTGGGATGTCCTTTCGTACAAGGGCTCACCTCACTAGACacctcagagttcacactggagagaagccacaTGAGTGTAGAGAATGTGGGATGTCCTTTCGTACAAGGGCTCACCTCACTAGACacctcagagttcacactggagagaagccacaTGTGTGtactgaatgtgggaagtcttttagccAAAAATCCAACCTTAATAAACAtctgagagttcacactggagagaagtgTTAA
- the LOC132222875 gene encoding zinc finger protein 345-like isoform X2 yields MDVNFEDVAIAFYEEEWVMLDETQRLLYYDVMLEMFVLVSSVGCWHKIEDEEACSDQRVRIQGKSQVKTSKTAPVTHKNHLCKRCFSVLQHILHPTGSHAAYFEQKAFCSDACVGEFCFSANPHQQQKNECGEGPWKEAMDRASSVNRCSFSLSLMPSTSREVGEDLQSNSELLWHQAILNTEELHCGSEISQEFLSGKSHHRWDECENAASHNLKVVQCQGVCSGELIYECNRYREMFRRNFNVIRHMGVHSGEKQYQCNECGKFFGKRPSLIKHQRVHTGEKTYVCRHCGKSFSSKSNLKKHNRVHTGEKPYKCSECRISFRQKAHLTEHLRVHTGQKPYECRHCGKSFSSKSNLQQHNRVHTGEKPYKCSECGMSFRTRTQLTRHLRVHTGEKPYECRECGMSFSQWAQLTRHLRVHTGEKSYECRECGMSFRQKPHLTNHLRVHTGEKPYECRHCGKSFSSKSNLQQHNRVHTGEKPYKCRECGMSFRTRAHVTRHLRVHTEEKPYECRECGMSFRTRAQLTRHLRVHTGGKSYECRECGMSFRQKTHLTDHLTVHTGEKLYECRHCGKSFRYKSNLQQHNRVHTGEKPYKCSECGMSFRTRTQLTRHLRVHTEEKPYECRECGMSFRTRAHLTRHLRVHTGEKPHECRECGMSFRTRAHLTRHLRVHTGEKPHVCTECGKSFSQKSNLNKHLRVHTGEKC; encoded by the exons ATG GATGTGAACTTTGAAgacgtggccattgccttctATGAAGAGGAGTGGGTGATGCTGGATGAgactcagagacttctgtactacGATGTGATGCTGGAAATGTTTGtccttgtatcatctgtag gttgttggcataaaatAGAAGATGAGGAGGCCTGTTCTGATCAGCGAGTACGTATACAAGGCAAGTCACAGGTCAAgacttctaagacagctccagtcACCCATAAGAACCATCTCTGTAagcggtgtttctctgtgttacaacATATTTTGCACCCGACTGGGTCACATGCAGCATACTTTGAGCAGAAAGCCTTCTGTAGCGACGCATGTGTTGGAGaattctgtttcagtgcaaaccctcaccagcaacaaAAGAATGAATGTGGAGAGGGGCCCTGGAAAGAAGCTATGGACAGGGCCTCTTCTGTGAACAGGTGCAGCTTCTCCTTATCTTTGATGCCTTCAACCAGCAGGGAGGTTGGGGAAGACTTGCAGTCCAACTCAGAGCTTCTCTGGCACCAGGCCATTCTCAACACTGAGGAGctacactgtggcagtgagatttcacaggaatttctcagtggaaaaagtcatCACCGGTGGGATGAATGTGAAAATGCTGCCAGCCACAACCTGAAAGTTGTTCAGTGTCAGGGTGTGTGTTCTGGAGAACTGATTTATGAGTGTAACAGGTATAGGGAAATGTTTAGACGAAACTTTAATGTCATTCGACATATGGGAGTTCACAGTGGAGAAAAGCAGTATCagtgtaatgaatgtgggaagtTCTTCGGAAAAAGACCTTCACTCATtaaacaccagagagttcacactggagagaagacATATGTGTGCAGACATTGTGGGAAGTCTTTCAGTTCCAAGTCTAACCTCAAAAAACACAacagagttcacacaggagaaaagccatatAAGTGCAGTGAATGTCGGATATCCTTTCGTCAAAAGGCCCACCTCACTGAACacctcagagttcacactggacaGAAACCATATGAGTGCAGACATTGTGGGAAATCCTTCAGTTCCAAGTCTAACCTCCAACAACACAacagagttcacacaggagaaaagccatataagtgcagtgaatgtgggatgTCCTTTCGTACAAGGACTCAGCTCACTAGACacctcagagttcacactggagagaagccgtATGAGTGTCGAGAATGTGGGATGTCCTTTTCTCAATGGGCTCAGCTCACTAGACacctcagagttcacactggggagAAGTCATATGAGTGTAGAGAATGTGGGATGTCCTTTCGTCAAAAGCCCCACCTCACTAACCACCtcagagttcacacaggagagaaaccataTGAGTGCAGACATTGTGGGAAATCCTTCAGTTCCAAGTCTAACCTCCAACAACACAacagagttcacacaggagaaaagccatatAAGTGCAGAGAATGTGGGATGTCCTTTCGTACAAGGGCTCACGTCACTAGACACCTCAGAGTTCACACTGAAGAGAAGCCGTATGAGTGTAGAGAATGTGGGATGTCCTTTCGTACAAGGGCTCAGCTCACTAGACacctcagagttcacactgggggGAAGTCATATGAGTGTAGAGAATGTGGGATGTCCTTTCGTCAAAAGACCCACCTCACTGACCACCTCACagttcacacaggagagaaactaTATGAGTGCAGACATTGTGGGAAATCCTTCCGTTACAAGTCTAACCTCCAACAACACAacagagttcacacaggagaaaagccatataagtgcagtgaatgtgggatgTCCTTTCGTACAAGGACTCAGCTCACTAGACACCTCAGAGTTCACACTGAagagaagccatatgagtgtagagAATGTGGGATGTCCTTTCGTACAAGGGCTCACCTCACTAGACacctcagagttcacactggagagaagccacaTGAGTGTAGAGAATGTGGGATGTCCTTTCGTACAAGGGCTCACCTCACTAGACacctcagagttcacactggagagaagccacaTGTGTGtactgaatgtgggaagtcttttagccAAAAATCCAACCTTAATAAACAtctgagagttcacactggagagaagtgTTAA